Proteins encoded together in one Mycobacterium sp. MS1601 window:
- the ipdE1 gene encoding acyl-CoA dehydrogenase IpdE1, which translates to MEEVQKFRAEVREWLADNLVGEFAALKGLGGPGREHEAFEERRAWNQHLAKAGLTCLGWPVEHGGRGLSVAHRVAFYEEYARADAPDKVNHFGEELLGPTLIAFGTPAQQQRFLPRILDVTELWSQGYSEPGAGSDLANVSTTAELDGDSWILNGQKVWTSLAHWAQWCFVVARTEKGSKRHAGLSYLLVPLDQPGVEIRPIVQLTGDSEFNEVFFTGARTDADLVVGEPGDGWRVAMGTLTFERGVSTLGQQIRYARELSGIVDLAQRNGSVDDPVIRERLTRAWVGLRAMRSYALATMDVEKPGQDNISKLLWANWHRGLGELAMDVMGKSSLTLDGGDFDEWQRLYLFSRADTIYGGSNEIQRNIIAERVLGLPREVKG; encoded by the coding sequence ATGGAGGAGGTCCAGAAGTTCCGGGCGGAGGTCCGCGAATGGTTGGCCGACAATCTGGTCGGTGAATTCGCGGCGCTGAAAGGCCTCGGCGGCCCGGGACGAGAACACGAGGCATTCGAGGAACGACGGGCGTGGAACCAGCATCTGGCCAAGGCCGGACTGACCTGTCTCGGCTGGCCGGTAGAGCACGGCGGCCGCGGGCTGTCGGTGGCTCACCGGGTGGCGTTCTACGAGGAGTACGCGCGCGCCGACGCCCCGGACAAGGTGAACCACTTCGGTGAGGAACTGCTGGGTCCCACCCTGATCGCGTTCGGCACGCCCGCGCAGCAGCAGCGTTTCCTGCCCCGCATCCTCGACGTCACCGAACTGTGGTCGCAGGGCTATTCGGAGCCCGGGGCGGGTAGTGACCTGGCCAATGTGTCCACCACCGCCGAGTTGGACGGTGACAGCTGGATCCTCAACGGCCAGAAGGTCTGGACGTCGCTGGCGCACTGGGCGCAGTGGTGCTTTGTGGTGGCGCGCACCGAGAAGGGCTCCAAACGTCATGCCGGGCTGTCGTATCTATTGGTTCCGTTGGATCAACCGGGTGTCGAGATCCGGCCCATCGTCCAGCTCACCGGCGACTCCGAGTTCAACGAGGTGTTCTTCACCGGTGCCCGTACCGATGCCGATCTGGTGGTGGGGGAGCCCGGTGACGGTTGGCGGGTTGCGATGGGCACCCTGACGTTCGAGCGTGGCGTATCCACCCTGGGTCAGCAGATCCGTTACGCACGTGAGCTTTCCGGCATCGTCGACCTGGCGCAACGCAATGGTTCCGTCGACGACCCGGTGATCCGGGAGCGTCTCACCCGCGCGTGGGTGGGACTGCGGGCCATGCGGTCCTACGCGCTGGCCACCATGGATGTCGAGAAGCCGGGTCAGGACAACATCTCGAAGTTGTTGTGGGCCAACTGGCATCGCGGCCTTGGTGAGCTGGCCATGGACGTGATGGGCAAGTCGTCGCTCACCCTCGACGGCGGTGATTTCGATGAATGGCAACGGCTGTACTTGTTCTCGCGCGCGGACACCATCTATGGCGGGTCCAACGAGATCCAGCGCAACATCATCGCCGAGCGGGTGCTCGGACTTCCTCGAGAGGTGAAGGGATGA
- a CDS encoding acyl-CoA dehydrogenase family protein: protein MNFEIDEDQRDFAKSIDAALGAADLPAAVRAWSDGDTAPARKVWATLTDLGVTALAVPEEQDGIGAHPVDLVVALERLGRWCVPGPVAESIAVAPVLLAGDERNTALAAGELIATVAIPEVQPRAVDTEFAGLILVGSGTEVRSGTAGEKHRCVDPSRTLSDVSAGGDPWTADVDRAVEFGALATAALLIGAGQAMLDMSVEYAKQRSQFGRAIGSYQAIKHKLADVHIALELARPLVYGAALSLADRSPDTARDVSAAKVAASDAGLLAARSSLQTHGAIGFTAEHDLSLWLLRVQALRAAWGDPATHRRRLLEAISV, encoded by the coding sequence ATGAACTTCGAGATCGACGAAGACCAGCGCGATTTCGCCAAGTCCATCGACGCCGCGCTGGGCGCAGCCGACCTACCGGCTGCGGTGCGGGCCTGGTCGGACGGCGATACCGCTCCCGCCCGCAAGGTGTGGGCCACCCTCACCGATCTCGGCGTCACCGCGCTGGCCGTACCCGAGGAGCAGGACGGCATCGGAGCCCACCCCGTGGACCTGGTGGTGGCATTGGAACGGCTGGGCCGCTGGTGCGTCCCGGGCCCGGTGGCCGAATCCATTGCGGTGGCCCCGGTTCTGCTGGCCGGCGACGAGCGCAACACCGCCTTGGCGGCTGGTGAGCTGATTGCCACCGTGGCCATACCCGAGGTGCAGCCGCGCGCGGTCGACACCGAATTCGCCGGGTTGATCCTGGTCGGGTCCGGCACCGAGGTGCGCAGCGGTACCGCCGGTGAGAAGCACCGCTGCGTCGATCCGAGCCGCACCTTGTCGGACGTGAGTGCTGGTGGCGACCCGTGGACCGCCGACGTCGACCGCGCCGTCGAGTTCGGTGCGCTGGCCACTGCCGCGTTACTCATCGGTGCAGGGCAGGCCATGCTGGACATGTCGGTCGAATATGCCAAGCAGCGCAGCCAATTCGGCCGGGCGATCGGCAGCTATCAGGCGATCAAACACAAGCTGGCCGACGTGCACATCGCGCTCGAACTGGCCCGCCCATTGGTGTACGGCGCGGCCCTGTCACTGGCCGACCGATCCCCCGATACCGCCCGCGACGTCAGCGCCGCCAAGGTCGCCGCCTCCGATGCCGGGTTGCTGGCGGCCCGCTCGTCGCTGCAGACACATGGCGCCATCGGATTCACCGCCGAGCACGACCTGTCGCTGTGGTTACTGCGGGTGCAGGCACTGCGCGCGGCATGGGGTGACCCTGCCACGCATCGCCGACGGCTTTTGGAGGCCATCAGTGTCTGA
- the kstR2 gene encoding TetR family transcriptional regulator KstR2, with the protein MDSAAPTRRDELLALAATMMAERGLRATTVRDIADAAGILSGSLYHHFKSKEEMVDEVLRNFLNWLFERYQHIIDTEPNPLERLKGLFMASFEAIEHHHAQVVIYQDEAKRLSGQPRFAYLEARNREQRKMWVDVLNQGIEEGYFRPDIDVDLVYRFIRDTTWVSVRWYQPNRGLTAEQVGAQYLSIVLGGIAADKH; encoded by the coding sequence ATGGACAGCGCCGCGCCGACCCGCCGTGACGAGCTGCTTGCGCTCGCCGCGACGATGATGGCCGAACGTGGTCTGCGTGCCACCACCGTTCGTGACATCGCCGACGCCGCGGGGATTCTCTCGGGAAGTCTCTATCACCATTTCAAGTCCAAAGAAGAAATGGTCGACGAGGTGTTACGCAACTTCCTGAACTGGTTGTTCGAGCGGTACCAACACATCATCGACACCGAACCCAATCCCCTCGAGCGGCTCAAAGGGCTGTTCATGGCGTCGTTCGAGGCCATCGAGCATCACCACGCCCAGGTGGTGATCTATCAGGACGAGGCCAAGCGGCTGTCCGGGCAACCCCGGTTCGCCTACCTCGAGGCGCGTAACCGTGAGCAGCGCAAGATGTGGGTGGACGTGCTCAACCAGGGCATCGAGGAGGGCTACTTCCGCCCGGATATCGATGTCGACCTCGTGTACCGATTCATTCGCGACACCACCTGGGTCTCCGTGCGCTGGTACCAGCCCAATCGTGGCCTTACCGCAGAACAGGTTGGCGCACAGTATCTTTCGATCGTTCTCGGTGGAATAGCCGCCGACAAACACTAG
- a CDS encoding acyl-CoA dehydrogenase family protein — translation MDLNFGDDAEDFRAEVRAFLADHTADFPTESYDTAQGFEQHRRWDKILFDAGLSVITWPERYGGRDATLLQWVVYEEEYFRAGAPGRASANGTSMLAPTLFAHGTQEQLDRILPKMASGEQIWAQAWSEPESGSDLASLRSTATRTDGGWKLNGQKIWSSRAVFGERAFGLFRSDPQAQRHKGLTYVMFDLKAPGVTVRPIAQLGGDTGFGEIFLDDVFVPDEDVIGEPHQGWKAAMSTSSNERGMSLRSPARFLAPAERLVAQWKRNPLPEFTDRVADAWIKAQAYRLHTFGTVTRVAGGGELGAESSVTKVFWSELDVDIHQTALDLRGADGELADAWTDGYLFALGGPIYAGTNEIQRNIIAERLLGLPREAK, via the coding sequence ATGGATCTCAATTTCGGAGACGACGCCGAAGATTTCCGGGCCGAGGTACGTGCCTTCCTCGCCGACCACACCGCCGATTTCCCCACCGAGTCCTACGACACGGCACAAGGTTTCGAGCAGCACCGACGCTGGGACAAGATCCTGTTCGACGCCGGGCTGTCGGTGATCACCTGGCCTGAGAGGTACGGCGGCCGCGACGCCACGTTGCTGCAGTGGGTGGTGTACGAAGAGGAGTACTTTCGTGCGGGCGCCCCTGGACGGGCCAGCGCCAACGGCACCTCGATGCTGGCGCCAACCCTGTTCGCTCACGGAACTCAGGAGCAGCTGGACCGGATCCTGCCGAAAATGGCCAGTGGCGAACAGATCTGGGCCCAAGCCTGGTCGGAACCGGAATCCGGTAGCGATCTGGCCTCACTGCGGTCGACGGCCACCAGAACCGACGGCGGCTGGAAACTCAACGGGCAGAAGATCTGGAGCTCGCGCGCGGTGTTCGGTGAGCGCGCCTTCGGACTGTTCCGCTCCGATCCACAAGCGCAACGGCACAAAGGCCTGACCTATGTGATGTTCGATCTGAAGGCGCCCGGAGTGACGGTGCGGCCCATCGCACAACTGGGCGGCGACACCGGATTCGGCGAGATCTTCCTCGACGACGTGTTCGTGCCCGACGAGGATGTGATCGGCGAACCGCATCAGGGCTGGAAGGCCGCCATGAGCACGTCGAGCAACGAGCGTGGGATGTCACTGCGCAGCCCGGCCCGTTTTCTGGCGCCTGCCGAACGACTGGTCGCGCAGTGGAAGAGGAATCCGCTGCCGGAGTTCACCGATCGGGTGGCCGATGCCTGGATCAAGGCACAGGCTTACCGGCTGCACACCTTCGGCACCGTCACCCGGGTGGCCGGTGGAGGCGAGTTGGGCGCCGAATCCTCGGTGACCAAGGTGTTCTGGTCTGAGCTGGACGTCGACATCCACCAGACCGCGCTCGATCTGCGCGGTGCGGACGGCGAGCTGGCCGATGCGTGGACCGACGGGTATCTCTTCGCCCTCGGCGGACCGATCTATGCCGGCACCAACGAGATTCAGCGCAACATCATCGCCGAGCGACTGCTGGGTCTGCCCAGGGAGGCCAAATGA
- the ipdF gene encoding (5R,7aS)-5-hydroxy-7a-methyl-1-oxo-2,3,5,6,7,7a-hexahydro-1H-indene-carboxyl-CoA reductase: MTLADVPEEIDGHGLLRGKVVLVTAAAGTGIGSATARRALLEGADVVVSDYHERRLGETRDQLAALGLGTVEAVVCDVTSTAAVDALIAETVAKAGRLDVLVNNAGLGGQTPVVDMTDDEWDRVLNVTLTSVMRATRAALRYFRDAGHGGVIVNNASVLGWRAQHSQAHYAAAKAGVMALTRCSAIEAVEFGVRINAVSPSIARHKFLEKTSSSDLLDRLSSDEAFGRAAEPWEVAATIAFLASEYSSYLTGEVISVSSQRA, translated from the coding sequence ATGACTCTGGCGGACGTACCCGAGGAGATCGACGGCCACGGACTGCTGCGCGGCAAGGTCGTTCTGGTGACCGCGGCTGCAGGCACGGGCATCGGGTCGGCCACCGCCCGACGCGCTCTGCTCGAGGGCGCGGACGTGGTGGTCTCCGACTATCACGAACGGCGGCTCGGTGAGACCCGGGACCAGCTGGCTGCGTTGGGACTGGGCACGGTCGAGGCGGTGGTGTGTGATGTGACCTCGACGGCCGCCGTCGACGCGCTGATCGCGGAGACGGTTGCCAAAGCCGGACGGTTGGACGTCCTGGTGAACAACGCCGGCCTGGGCGGGCAGACGCCGGTGGTCGACATGACCGACGACGAGTGGGACCGCGTCCTCAACGTCACACTCACCTCGGTCATGCGGGCCACCAGGGCCGCGTTGCGCTACTTCCGCGATGCCGGCCACGGCGGAGTGATCGTCAACAACGCCAGTGTGCTCGGTTGGCGTGCCCAGCATTCTCAGGCCCACTACGCCGCGGCCAAGGCCGGAGTGATGGCGCTGACCCGCTGCAGCGCCATCGAGGCCGTTGAGTTCGGTGTGCGCATCAACGCAGTCTCGCCGAGCATCGCCCGGCACAAGTTCCTGGAAAAGACCAGTTCGTCGGATCTGCTGGACCGGCTGTCCTCGGACGAGGCGTTCGGCCGGGCCGCCGAGCCGTGGGAGGTGGCCGCTACCATTGCCTTCCTGGCCAGCGAGTACTCCAGTTACCTCACCGGCGAGGTGATCTCGGTGTCGAGTCAACGAGCGTGA
- a CDS encoding 3-hydroxybutyrate dehydrogenase — MSELAGRTALVTGGGSGIGAACARDLATRGAAVTVADIDESAAKAVADEIDGTAWAVDLLDVAELENLRLETDILVNNAGIQSINPIQDFEPAKFRMIQTLMVEAPFLLVRAALPHMYAQGFGRVINISSVHGLRASEYKVAYVTAKHGLEGLSKVTALEGGSHGVTSNCVNPGYVRTPLVTKQIADQARTHGIGEDEVLAKIMLTESAIKRLVEPVEVAALVGWLSTPAAGMVTGASYTMDGGWSAR, encoded by the coding sequence GTGAGCGAGCTTGCGGGTAGGACCGCCCTGGTCACCGGCGGCGGCAGTGGGATCGGCGCGGCCTGTGCCCGCGATCTCGCCACTCGTGGTGCCGCTGTGACCGTGGCGGACATCGACGAGTCCGCCGCCAAGGCTGTCGCCGACGAGATCGACGGGACCGCCTGGGCCGTAGACCTTCTCGACGTGGCAGAACTGGAGAACCTGCGGCTGGAGACCGACATCCTGGTCAACAATGCGGGTATCCAGAGCATCAACCCCATCCAGGACTTTGAACCCGCCAAGTTCCGGATGATCCAGACGCTGATGGTGGAAGCGCCGTTCCTGCTGGTGCGCGCCGCCCTGCCGCACATGTACGCCCAGGGATTCGGTCGGGTCATCAACATCTCGTCCGTGCACGGACTGCGCGCCTCGGAGTACAAGGTGGCTTATGTGACCGCCAAGCACGGACTCGAGGGTCTGTCGAAAGTCACTGCGCTGGAGGGTGGTTCGCATGGCGTCACCAGCAACTGTGTCAATCCCGGTTATGTGCGCACCCCGCTGGTGACCAAGCAGATCGCCGACCAGGCCCGCACGCACGGCATCGGTGAGGATGAGGTGCTGGCCAAGATCATGCTCACCGAGAGCGCCATCAAGCGGCTGGTCGAGCCGGTTGAGGTGGCGGCCCTTGTCGGTTGGCTGTCCACTCCCGCTGCGGGCATGGTCACCGGCGCGTCCTACACGATGGACGGCGGCTGGTCGGCCAGGTAA
- the fadA6 gene encoding steroid 3-ketoacyl-CoA thiolase FadA6 — protein MPEAYVVEAVRTAVGKRNGSLAGLHPVDLGAAGWRGLFDRVDVDPGAVDDVIAGCVDAIGAQAGNIGRLSWLAAGYPEEVPGVTVDRQCGSSQQAISFGAQAIMAGTADLIVAGGMQNMSQIPISSAMTAGEQYGFTSPTNESKSWLHRYGDQEISQFRGAEMIAERWNLSREDMEEFALSSHQRALAAIRGGHFVNEIIPIDGFSVDEGPRETSLEKMAGLKTLVDGGRLTAALASQISDGASAVLLASEQAVKDHNLTPRARIHHISARGADPVLMLTGPIPATRYALEKTGLTIEDIDTVEINEAFASVVLSWIKETKIDPAKVNPNGGAIALGHPLGATGAKLFATMLNTLERTGGRYGLQTMCEGGGTANVTIIERL, from the coding sequence ATGCCAGAGGCGTACGTCGTCGAAGCCGTGCGTACCGCGGTCGGCAAGCGCAACGGATCGCTGGCCGGCCTGCATCCAGTCGACCTGGGCGCAGCCGGTTGGCGCGGCCTGTTCGACCGCGTGGACGTCGACCCCGGCGCCGTCGACGACGTGATTGCCGGTTGTGTCGACGCCATCGGTGCCCAGGCGGGCAACATCGGGCGACTCTCCTGGCTGGCCGCGGGGTACCCGGAGGAAGTTCCCGGCGTCACTGTCGACCGCCAGTGCGGATCCAGCCAGCAGGCCATTTCCTTTGGTGCACAGGCGATCATGGCGGGCACCGCTGATCTGATCGTCGCCGGCGGTATGCAGAACATGAGCCAGATCCCCATTTCGTCGGCCATGACCGCAGGCGAGCAGTACGGCTTCACCTCACCCACCAACGAATCGAAGAGTTGGCTGCACCGCTACGGCGATCAGGAGATCTCGCAGTTCCGTGGCGCGGAGATGATCGCCGAGCGCTGGAATCTCTCCCGCGAGGATATGGAGGAGTTCGCCCTCTCCAGCCATCAGCGGGCGCTGGCCGCCATCCGCGGTGGACACTTCGTCAACGAGATCATCCCGATCGACGGCTTCAGCGTCGACGAAGGCCCTCGCGAGACGTCGCTGGAGAAGATGGCCGGGCTGAAGACCTTGGTCGACGGTGGCCGGCTGACGGCGGCGCTGGCCAGCCAGATCTCCGATGGCGCCTCGGCGGTACTGCTGGCTTCGGAGCAGGCGGTCAAGGACCACAACCTCACGCCGCGGGCGCGGATACACCACATCAGCGCGCGCGGTGCCGATCCGGTCCTGATGCTCACCGGTCCCATCCCGGCCACCAGGTACGCCCTGGAGAAGACCGGCCTGACCATCGAGGACATCGACACCGTCGAGATCAACGAGGCCTTCGCGTCCGTGGTGCTGTCCTGGATCAAGGAAACCAAGATCGACCCTGCCAAGGTCAATCCCAACGGCGGTGCCATCGCTCTCGGTCACCCGTTGGGCGCCACCGGCGCCAAGCTGTTCGCCACGATGTTGAACACCCTGGAGCGCACCGGCGGTCGCTACGGCCTGCAGACGATGTGCGAGGGCGGTGGCACGGCGAACGTCACCATCATCGAACGCTTGTAG
- a CDS encoding MFS transporter: MSQPITSSVPQGLRRVVAASMAGTVVEWYEFFLYGTAATLVFSKVFFSETTSELNAIFLAFATYAVGFVARPLGGVVFGHYGDKYGRKKLLQFSLVLVGAATFLMGCLPTYGQIGYWAPGLLVALRFIQGFAVGGEWGGAVLLVAEHSPDKQRGFWASWPQAGVPAGNLLATVVLLVLTTTLSDAAFLSWGWRVAFWLSAVVVLIGYYIRTKVTDAPIFVAAQEEAERIKASSFSVIEVLKRYPRGVFTAMGLRFGENIMYYLVVTFTITYLKVHVGADTSSILWYLLVAHLVHFAVVPYVGHLADKFGRRPVYMAGAIVGASWGFFAFPMMDSGNFAVVTAAVTIGLVFHALMYAPQPAIMAEMFPTRMRYSGVSLGYQVTSIVAGSLAPLIAVKLLDIYGSSVPVAIYLAGACLVTLVAVLFVRETNGLDLKTLDIADAEEIRDAPRTPA; encoded by the coding sequence ATGAGCCAGCCGATAACTTCGTCTGTTCCGCAAGGACTGCGGCGAGTGGTGGCGGCCTCGATGGCCGGCACGGTCGTCGAGTGGTACGAGTTCTTTCTCTACGGCACCGCCGCGACCCTGGTTTTCAGCAAGGTGTTCTTCTCCGAGACCACCAGCGAGCTCAACGCGATCTTCCTTGCATTCGCCACCTACGCCGTGGGCTTCGTTGCCCGGCCACTCGGTGGTGTGGTGTTCGGTCACTACGGCGACAAATACGGACGCAAGAAGCTGCTGCAGTTCAGCCTGGTGCTGGTGGGTGCGGCCACCTTCCTGATGGGTTGCCTGCCGACCTACGGTCAGATCGGTTACTGGGCTCCGGGCCTGCTGGTGGCACTGCGCTTTATCCAGGGTTTCGCGGTCGGCGGTGAGTGGGGCGGTGCGGTTTTGCTGGTGGCCGAACACAGCCCGGACAAGCAGCGCGGGTTCTGGGCCAGCTGGCCGCAGGCTGGTGTGCCCGCGGGCAACCTGTTGGCAACCGTGGTGCTGCTGGTCCTGACGACCACCCTCTCGGATGCCGCCTTCCTGTCCTGGGGCTGGCGCGTGGCGTTCTGGCTGTCGGCAGTGGTGGTGCTGATCGGCTACTACATCCGCACCAAGGTCACCGACGCACCCATCTTCGTCGCCGCTCAGGAAGAGGCCGAGCGCATCAAGGCGTCGTCGTTCAGCGTCATCGAGGTGCTGAAGCGTTACCCGCGTGGCGTCTTCACCGCGATGGGTCTGCGTTTCGGCGAGAACATCATGTACTACCTGGTGGTCACCTTCACCATCACCTATCTCAAGGTCCACGTGGGGGCCGACACCTCGTCCATCCTGTGGTACCTGCTGGTGGCGCACCTGGTGCACTTCGCGGTTGTGCCCTACGTCGGGCACCTGGCCGACAAGTTCGGACGCCGCCCGGTCTACATGGCCGGTGCCATCGTGGGCGCCTCGTGGGGCTTCTTCGCCTTCCCGATGATGGACAGTGGCAACTTCGCCGTGGTCACCGCGGCGGTCACCATCGGTCTGGTGTTCCACGCGCTGATGTACGCCCCGCAGCCGGCCATCATGGCCGAGATGTTCCCCACCCGGATGCGCTATTCCGGTGTGTCTCTTGGTTATCAGGTCACGTCCATCGTCGCCGGTTCGCTGGCGCCGCTGATCGCGGTGAAACTGCTGGACATCTACGGCTCCTCGGTGCCGGTCGCCATCTACTTGGCCGGCGCCTGTCTGGTGACGCTGGTGGCAGTGCTCTTCGTCCGGGAGACCAACGGACTTGACCTCAAGACTCTCGACATCGCCGATGCCGAGGAGATCAGGGATGCCCCCAGGACGCCGGCGTGA
- the fadD3 gene encoding 3-((3aS,4S,7aS)-7a-methyl-1,5-dioxo-octahydro-1H-inden-4-yl)propanoate--CoA ligase FadD3, producing the protein MTSVPQTTPAVLDRIAHELPEHEALVTAEKTFTFAQLRTEVRRAAAAMLDLGLAAGDRVAIWSPNTWHWVVACLATHYAGGVVVPLNTRYTAGEAADILARTEVPLLIAMGEFLGSDRVADLDLAALPALQNIVRIPLDKADGTWDEFVRRGTDLDAADARAAAVTPDDISDILFTSGTTGRSKGVLCAHRQSLSAPAAWAACGEVTSADRYLCINPFFHNFGYKAGILACLQTGATLIPMQTFDPEKTMAAVAEHRATVLPGPPTIYQTLLDHPRRADYDLSSLRFAVTGAAVVPVVLIERMQSELDIDIVLTAYGLTEASGFGTMCRSDDDAVTVATTCGRPIADFELRIDDTGEVLLRGPNVMLGYLDDPTATAAAIDTDGWLHTGDIGTVDAAGNLSITDRLKDMYICGGFNVYPAEIEQVLARLDGVAEAAVIGVPDARLGEVGKAFVVTLPDAVLDEDAVIAFTKTHLANFKTPRSVEFLDVLPRNPGGKVVKPQLRERT; encoded by the coding sequence ATGACGAGCGTCCCGCAGACCACGCCTGCGGTGTTGGACCGGATCGCACACGAATTACCCGAGCACGAAGCGCTGGTCACCGCCGAGAAGACATTCACGTTCGCACAGCTGCGCACCGAGGTCCGCCGCGCCGCCGCGGCCATGCTCGACCTCGGTCTGGCAGCCGGTGACCGGGTGGCCATCTGGTCTCCCAACACCTGGCACTGGGTGGTGGCATGCCTGGCGACGCACTACGCCGGCGGTGTCGTGGTGCCCCTCAACACCCGCTACACCGCCGGCGAGGCCGCCGACATCCTGGCCCGCACCGAGGTTCCCCTGCTGATCGCGATGGGCGAGTTCCTGGGCTCCGACCGGGTGGCCGACCTAGACCTGGCTGCGTTACCCGCGCTGCAGAACATCGTGCGCATTCCACTCGACAAGGCCGACGGCACCTGGGACGAGTTCGTCAGGCGCGGTACCGACCTCGACGCCGCCGATGCCCGCGCAGCCGCCGTCACACCGGACGACATCTCCGACATCCTCTTCACCTCCGGCACCACCGGCCGCAGCAAGGGTGTGCTGTGTGCACACCGGCAGTCACTGTCCGCACCGGCGGCGTGGGCGGCGTGCGGTGAGGTGACCAGCGCCGACCGCTATCTGTGCATCAACCCGTTCTTCCACAATTTCGGGTACAAGGCCGGCATCCTGGCCTGCCTGCAGACCGGCGCCACGCTGATCCCGATGCAGACCTTCGATCCCGAGAAGACCATGGCGGCAGTGGCCGAACACCGCGCCACCGTGCTACCGGGCCCGCCGACCATCTACCAGACCCTGCTCGATCACCCCAGGCGCGCCGACTACGACCTGTCCTCGCTGCGGTTTGCCGTCACCGGTGCGGCGGTGGTGCCGGTGGTGCTGATCGAACGCATGCAGTCCGAACTCGACATCGACATCGTGCTGACCGCGTACGGGCTGACCGAGGCCAGCGGTTTCGGCACCATGTGCCGCTCTGACGACGATGCGGTGACGGTGGCCACGACATGCGGGCGACCCATCGCCGATTTCGAGCTCCGCATCGACGACACCGGCGAGGTCCTGTTGCGCGGCCCCAATGTGATGCTGGGCTACCTCGACGACCCGACCGCCACCGCGGCCGCCATCGACACCGACGGGTGGCTGCACACCGGCGACATCGGAACCGTCGACGCCGCGGGCAATCTCAGCATCACCGACCGCCTCAAGGACATGTACATATGCGGCGGGTTCAACGTCTACCCCGCCGAGATCGAGCAGGTGCTCGCGCGTCTGGACGGGGTGGCCGAGGCCGCGGTGATCGGTGTCCCGGATGCTCGGCTGGGCGAGGTGGGCAAGGCATTCGTGGTCACCTTGCCGGACGCCGTGCTGGACGAGGACGCTGTCATCGCCTTCACAAAAACGCACCTGGCCAACTTCAAGACGCCCCGTTCGGTGGAGTTTCTCGACGTGTTGCCGCGCAATCCCGGCGGCAAGGTCGTCAAGCCACAGCTGAGAGAAAGAACCTGA
- a CDS encoding pyridoxal phosphate-dependent aminotransferase: MDVWLAAAQRQRTHGDLVNLSAGQPSVGAPGPVRAAAMAALDSGQLGYTVALGIPELRTAIAESYSTAHDISVDVDDVVVTTGSSGGFLLAFLACFDAGDRVAVTSPGYPCYRNILTALGCEVVDLPCGPDTRFQPTAAMLAAVDPPLDGVIVASPANPTGTVIAREELAAIATWCAETGVRLISDEVYHGLVYPGAPQTSCAWSTSREAVVVNSFSKYFAMTGWRLGWMVVPKSLQRAVDRLTGNFTICPPVLSQHAAVAAFTQEAVAEADSHLQHYGRNRDRLLNGLRDIGIDKLAPTDGAFYVYADVSHLTDDSLAFCATLLEETGVAIAPGIDFDPVGGTSYVRLSFAGPTADLDEAVGRIGAWISA, from the coding sequence ATGGACGTGTGGCTGGCCGCGGCGCAGCGCCAGCGCACCCACGGTGATCTGGTGAATCTGTCGGCAGGCCAGCCCAGTGTGGGAGCACCGGGGCCGGTGCGCGCCGCGGCGATGGCCGCCCTGGACAGCGGCCAGCTGGGCTACACCGTGGCGCTGGGCATCCCGGAACTTCGCACGGCCATCGCCGAGTCCTACTCGACGGCGCACGACATCTCTGTTGATGTCGACGACGTGGTGGTGACCACCGGATCCTCCGGTGGCTTCCTGCTGGCGTTCCTGGCCTGTTTCGACGCCGGTGACCGGGTGGCGGTCACCAGCCCCGGCTATCCGTGTTACCGCAACATCCTGACCGCGCTGGGCTGCGAGGTAGTCGACCTGCCGTGTGGTCCCGATACCCGCTTCCAGCCCACCGCTGCGATGCTGGCTGCCGTCGACCCGCCGTTGGACGGCGTGATCGTCGCCAGCCCGGCCAATCCCACGGGCACCGTGATCGCACGGGAGGAACTGGCCGCCATCGCCACCTGGTGCGCCGAGACCGGGGTGCGGCTGATCAGCGACGAGGTGTACCACGGCTTGGTGTATCCCGGTGCGCCACAAACCAGTTGCGCGTGGTCGACGTCGCGCGAGGCCGTGGTGGTCAACAGCTTCTCGAAGTACTTCGCCATGACAGGTTGGCGGTTGGGCTGGATGGTGGTGCCCAAGTCACTGCAGCGCGCCGTGGACCGGTTGACCGGTAACTTCACCATCTGCCCGCCGGTACTGTCGCAACACGCTGCCGTCGCGGCGTTCACCCAGGAGGCCGTCGCCGAGGCGGACAGCCATCTGCAGCACTACGGCCGCAACCGCGACCGGCTGCTGAACGGCTTGCGGGACATCGGAATCGACAAACTGGCGCCCACCGATGGGGCCTTCTACGTGTACGCCGACGTGTCGCATCTGACCGATGACTCGCTGGCCTTCTGCGCCACGCTGCTCGAAGAGACCGGAGTGGCGATCGCTCCCGGCATCGACTTCGACCCGGTGGGCGGAACCTCCTATGTCCGGCTGTCGTTCGCCGGGCCCACCGCCGATCTCGACGAAGCGGTCGGGCGGATCGGAGCGTGGATTTCGGCGTGA